TGGGTTGGTGTGATCTGAATTCTTTGAAGACTCACAGCTCTCTCAACTGTCCTCTCTCCTCTCTACCTCCTTCTCTGTTTCAGCTTACCTCTGGGGGTCTGTAGCTTCCCATTTTGGACTGGGCGTGGGGCGAGGGGTACAGAAGACAAGCCTGATAGAAGTCCAGGCGTGGAAACGTAGagctttgtttccatttttaaggCTAAATGGAAAAGATCAGGAATTAGGACAGCTCTCTTTGGACCTGGTCCTTCTGGGAACGTTTGGCTGGTTGTCCAGTAGAAGCGAGCAGTAACAGGAGTAAACATGACCTTGTACCTGTAGTGGACACCTGGAGTGAAACACTCCCCGGGGATTCAGTTGACCTGTTCCTAAAGGTCTTCCAGGCTTAAAATTACACCCTGAGGACAAAGAGCAATGCTAGATCTGCTTGCAGCCAGTCAGGTGTAGAGATGGAGGCTCAACCCCGTTGATTCTGTCGAGAAGTGGCAGGATGCACTAGGGAGCTGGCGACCTGTTAGCCAAGCTATGAGAGAGCAGGCTGTGTGGGGGACAACTGCTACTCTGGCTTCTACTGGACAGCCCGTCCAGCTCCTTTCCCCTTCGTCATGTTTGCCAGCGGAGAAAAATGACATTCTTCTGGCAAAGCCCTCTTCCTCCTTGTGCCTCTGGGGTCTCCTCTGGTGCTCCTGAGGATGTTGCTCCTCTGTGCAGACCCTGGGGGAGCGGTGGTGCCGAGCCAGTGCCTGGAGCTCCCCAGTTGCTGCCCCGCAGAGAAGAGGGGGGCTgtccctgctcagagcagtggCACCAGCCACTGCAGCTAACGAGGGTTTTCTTTACATACCTGTAGCTGTTgattacttttctgttttgaagttaGTTTGTGTCTTGACGTGTCCCTTGCAATATCCCTATCGTTATATATGCTGTGTGCCTTATGAAATGCTGGGATCTGGAAAATCCAACCACCGACGCTCCGCCGTCTCCACCTTTGAATGACAACCCAATCTGCCACTCGGAACTGTGCGCACTCGGTCGTATGCCGTTTCGGGGGGCGGTGCGTACAGAGAAGCCAACAGAGCAGTAAGCGCAGCAGGAGCGTGGAAGATGACAAGGAAGGCCACCTGGTGTGCAGGATCGGCGATTGGCTTCAAGAGCGATGTACAGCCACCTTTCGTAAAACTTTACCTCTACTTTCTATCCCCGTGTTAGACGAGATCTCTCGTATTGTACTGGAGGGGTCTCCTAGTGTTTATTGCTTATAAATGGACTGAGCAGTAAATTGCCTGAGGCAGACAATAGTCACTTGAGTTTTAAAGAGCGTAGCGGTGAGAGACGTTTTTGTTTTGACGCTTTGTTGCTGTGAATTGCAGGAGCTCAGCTCTCGCCGCTCCACTCAAGTTCACATCTGCTCCTGTTTTCTCTCCTAGACGAAATTGTGGGCAGCCTTGGCGAAGGCACTTTTGGCAAAGTTGTGGAGTGTGTCGACCACGCCAGGTAGGTGGCTGTCGCTTCCAAACACCTCGGCTGTCCGTCGTGCTGCAAACCCAGAGGCTCGTGAGGGTTGTGCTGCCACTGCAATGCACCATTCAGCAGCTGAGAGcttcagcacagggctgctctaCTGCCCTACTGTAAAAGCAGGGAACTCCAGGGCTGGGCTAGCCAGATGGGAAAGCAGCCTCTTAATCTGCCACGGCGCTTCTTTTTTCGTCCTCTGCTGTGATTACGTTTGACCCCGATCTCTTCCCAACCTTTCATCTGGCTCTGAGCCCCAGGGTCAGCTtagcacaggagctgctgggatcTCCTGCCTCCTCTGGCGCAGTTGGAAGGAGGAGTTGTCTGCTGGCGTGCTGGTGACCTTAGGGACTGCTGGGTCAGGACGTGGTGTATTTGCAGAGTTTGCTGCAGCTCTCTTTTGGGTGTCACTTGAGCCTTTCACTTCAAACTTCTGTGGGTATATAAGCACTTGTCAAGGTTGGGACAAGGACAGAACATCTAATCTCCTACCCAGCGACCTCGCTGGTTTTTGTGCGCTATCACTTACTCATCCCAAGCTTGCTGAAGGCTGTCTCCTTCCCGTGCCTGTTTGTATTTCTTAGCATGGCCCTAAaggctgctgcagggccctGTGGAACACGTATAGCAGGCAGTAACAGCTTTTGCTCTGACTCCTTTGTCTCTTCTCTTACAGAGGCAAATCGCAGGTGGCACTGAAAATCATAAAAAACGTTGGGAAGTACCGTGAGGCAGCCAGGCTGGAAATAAACGtcctgaagaaaatcaaagagaaggaCAAGGAGAACAAATTGTAAGCTTGGGATTCCTGctactgctctgctgtcagGGGAAACCTGTCTTATGCCTCTGGGTTTTGGAAGAAGAGAACCTGTCCCTCATTCTGCTATACACTTTTTTACTGAAGTCTTACCAGCTGACATGCTGGGTTATAGCAAGGCAGAATTAACCACAACTTATCTGACACGAGAGTCAGAGCTTTGGAGATCTGTATGTAAAGGTGGTTGAGCAAAGTGGGGACGGGGTTGTGCTTCCAAGTCAGCTGGCTCAGAGCTTTTGCTTAGCAACAGTTGGGAGAATCACTGTACTGTCAAGTCTCTAAATGATGCTTAATCCTCATGTCTTCTTCTCTGTAAAGCTTGTGTGTCCTGATGTCAGACTGGTTCAACTTCCACGGCCACATGTGCATTGCCTTTGAGCTTCTTGGCAAGAACACTTTTGAGTTCCTGAAGGAGAACAATTTCCAGCCGTACCCTCTCCCTCAGATCCGGCACATGGCCTACCAGCTCTGCCATGCCTTGAAATGTGAGTTCCACAAGGCCAgcctctgcagctgccagcagctgtttgtacctgctggttttgcttttctccataGTGGTACCTGAGTATTCTAGTTTCTTTGCTGAAGCTTGTAAGAAAGACAAGAGGTGCTGATTTCTATGGATGGCAAAGTAGGGATGGAGTGGCAGTCtttaaatttgctttcttttccttctgatagGAATGGAGAAGAGCCTCGTAAGCTCTTTTGTGCCTTCTCCACCAGAAATACTCCATCCACAGCTAGGCTGCCGTGTCTCATCAAAATGGGTTGGGAGGGAAACAAGGACTTGGCTTACATGAAAATGTCCAGTGCGTGACTGGGCTTGGTGCTCTGATGGGCAGAGCCCTATGAGTGCTTTAGTTTGTGGTTCTTACatgttttttccctcttctttcccaCCTATGCAGTTCTACATGACAACCAGCTGACTCACACTGACCTCAagccagaaaatattttgtttgtcaACTCTGACTTTGACACTCTGTACAATGAGAAAAAGGTGAGCTATGTCTGAAAAGAAGTGACTAAACCAGGAACAGCCTGCCTGTCCCTCCCTGCAGAAGTCTTCCCTGTTCTGTACACGTCCTGCAGTCTGTTCAGCAGGAACAGATTTGAAGTTAGGACTCTTTCTCCCATGTCTTTTAAGAGCCTTAAGCTCTGATTCAGTGGCTTCAGTccacagcagcagttcagcagctTTCAGTAACAATGACATGAGACGTAGATAGCTCAGAGCTTCACAGTTGTCTCTGATCTGGTTAAGAGTGCAGACTGGGCAGCTCTAAGAACAGAGGGCTCCTTGGAAAGCCCACCTCAGCCAGCTATTAAGAGTACTGAGGACTTGTTtgcttgcagagctgtgaggagaAATCCATCCGGAACACGAGCATCCGCGTGGCAGACTTTGGAAGTGCCACCTTCGATCACGAGCACCACACCACTATTGTGGCTACGCGGCACTACCGTCCCCCAGAAGTGATCCTTGGTGAGTGCTGCCGGGGCTGCGGGAGCCTCAGCTCCACCAAGGAGCCAGTGAAAAGCTGCTGGGATTTGCTGGGAGCACAAAGCTAGCTTTATTCTctttgcagagctgggctgggcacAGCCATGCGATGTCTGGAGTACCGGCTGCATTTTGTTTGAGTATTACCGCGGCTTCACGCTCTTCCAGGTAGGACTCCTTCAGCCTTCATGTCTAAACAGGCCAGAACTtaggagggaggggaaaggcAGAGCAGGCACTAAAATCTCAGAAGCTAAGTGTGAAGATTGGCACAGGAGAAGTCACAATTTGAGTGCTCGTGGCTTGCTGGAAGGATGTTTGCTTCTGGTCTGTTCGTTGTGCCTGTGAAGGCTAGGAAAAGCAAGAGAGGAAGCAGATGGACGGGGCCTGCACCctgttgtactaagggacgtggtttagaGGGAAATACTGATGgtaggtgggcagttggactggatgatcttgaaggtggTTTTCAACTGTGGTGATTCTGTACTTCCAGACTTCTCTCTCCTTACCCTGTACTTGTGTAGCAGACAGACCTTTCTTTACACTCTGccctgctttttctcctttgcagacCCATGAGAATCGTGAACATCTGGTGATGATGGAGAAAATCCTTGGGCCCATTCCATCTCACATGATCCACAGAACTCGGTAGGAACCCATACCTCAACTCTAAAAGACCAGTCAGCTGTTGGTGGTGGCTGATTAGTTAGGATTCCAGCTCTCTGTTCACACACCAGGTCTTACTTCTGTAGGTGTGAGCATGGGAAACTTGCTGCAACTTGGTTTTGAGCTTGATCATAAGTTTTAGGGGAAATGGTTGAGTCTTGTCTTTCAGTCTTACTGGCTGCTGTTCTTCTGTGTGGGTAAGCCTTACTGaacacctctttcctcctctccagaaagcagaaatactttCACAAAGGGAACCTGGTGTGGGATGAGAACACATCTGATGGGAGATACGTCCAAGAGAACTGCAAGCCGCTGCGTGTAAGTGCTGCTGAATCCCTGTGGGGTTCCCTTCCTGAGGTCTGTGCTGGGGGAAGGGCAGGAGGTACAGAGCCCCAAACTTGACGAAGTTGTGCCAGCCATAACCTTGCTGTAGGTCACAAAACTGGGGGCTGGTGTTTGCTTCCTCTTGTACCAGAATCCACATCTGTCTCACCTGCCCTTCTGTTTTAGACATACATGCTGCACGACTCACTGGAACACGCACAGCTCTTTGACTTGATTAGAAGGATGCTGGAATTTGACCCTTCCCGGAGGATCACATTTTCAGAAGCCCTCCTTCATCCCTTCTTTGCTGGCCTCTCTGCAGAGGAACGGATGCTGTGTGGTCGTGGCACCAGCCGGGACCTGAGCAGATGACAGCTGGGGAGGGTGTGATGCCTGCTAGATTTGTACAGATGGGAGAGGTTCTCTCTTCTCTCAGAGTTCAGAGGGGCACTGTGACATGAACCCTGGGTCGGGGAGGTGAGGAAAAGctacagcagaaagcacagatttGTCTATTTATATGTTGTAAAGTTAAAATAAAGTGTTTCTTATTGTTTGATACTTCCCTCGTAGGCAGGTGTAGGGGTCTCTTGTGCCCAGGTTTATTTTTGTCCCCCCCTTAAAGATGACAGAGCTGTTGAAAAATAAGAGACTAAGCAGGACACTTTGCTCCAGTGAAGGGCAAGAAATGAGGTAGCAGGCTCCTGGTCTCTGCCCTCATGCCTCTGAGCtatggagagcagcaggaagcttGTTCCACCAGGGCTATCAGGCTGCAGCATTATAACAGACAAGTGAATAGCACACATGAATAGTTGCACTTTATTTCAGGGCAtcccgcagcagcagcaggaattaGTCATTACAAACATTGGGTCACAAACAGAACCGAGCAGTGACACAGTGCAGTGATCTTCACGTGGCCACGACCACAGCAGCGCTCACAGGCAGTTCCTATGATGGTTGTGAAGGTAGAAACTTCTTCATCtcaaacacatttaaaaaaagaaaaggtgttgCATTCTTTGAGTTGCAATGGCAGtgtgagggaaggaggaaacCAAGGGATCTGGCCCTCCTCTTGGTTCTTGCAGAGTGCTCCAGCAGAGCACGTACCTGCAAGGAAGATGCATTTCATGTGGGTGAGACCCAGACTTCCTTCCTCAAAGAAGCCTTTGTATCTGAGAGAAGGGACAGCCAAACACCCAGATGTGCTCTCACGTTCAGAAAGCGAGCACAGGGTAAAGGTTAACAGTGCAGAAACACAGCCCCCAACTCCCCACTGTGCCCTAAACACACCACAGGAATACAGATGGGAAATCTGTGCCTGGGGGCTTGTTATGTAGCACTACCCACTGCATTTTTTGCTTAAAGGTAAGGAACCTTATTGCTGCATGGGCCCTGATGCTTCCTGAAGCCacacagcagtgactgcaggCCTGATGCCAGCTGCCATCCCTGCAAAAACGTCTTCATCTGGTTCAGTGCCCGACTGGGCATTTAGCTTCAGCCACTGGCACAGCAGCATAGCAGCAAGAAAGGATCCTGTGATTAAATCTTGAATGTTTTTGCACCATTGCTGCTCTGCACGTGCAATCTACAGTTTAACAGCCAACCCAGAAGAGCCGAGAAAAGCTTGCAGCCtcattactgaaaatgaagt
This Lagopus muta isolate bLagMut1 chromosome 10, bLagMut1 primary, whole genome shotgun sequence DNA region includes the following protein-coding sequences:
- the CLK3 gene encoding dual specificity protein kinase CLK3 isoform X1, coding for MHHCKRYRSPEQEPCWGPRWKRRRSRSRAYEGRPRCQPRRELPRRSRSRSHDRMPYHRRYRDRRDSDAYRWEERSPSFDEDYSSTRTRTWRRSRDREQHRDRKHQHHCRKRRTRSCSSASSRSQQSSKRSRSVEDDKEGHLVCRIGDWLQERYEIVGSLGEGTFGKVVECVDHARGKSQVALKIIKNVGKYREAARLEINVLKKIKEKDKENKFLCVLMSDWFNFHGHMCIAFELLGKNTFEFLKENNFQPYPLPQIRHMAYQLCHALKFLHDNQLTHTDLKPENILFVNSDFDTLYNEKKSCEEKSIRNTSIRVADFGSATFDHEHHTTIVATRHYRPPEVILELGWAQPCDVWSTGCILFEYYRGFTLFQTHENREHLVMMEKILGPIPSHMIHRTRKQKYFHKGNLVWDENTSDGRYVQENCKPLRTYMLHDSLEHAQLFDLIRRMLEFDPSRRITFSEALLHPFFAGLSAEERMLCGRGTSRDLSR
- the CLK3 gene encoding dual specificity protein kinase CLK3 isoform X2; the encoded protein is MSDWFNFHGHMCIAFELLGKNTFEFLKENNFQPYPLPQIRHMAYQLCHALKFLHDNQLTHTDLKPENILFVNSDFDTLYNEKKSCEEKSIRNTSIRVADFGSATFDHEHHTTIVATRHYRPPEVILELGWAQPCDVWSTGCILFEYYRGFTLFQTHENREHLVMMEKILGPIPSHMIHRTRKQKYFHKGNLVWDENTSDGRYVQENCKPLRTYMLHDSLEHAQLFDLIRRMLEFDPSRRITFSEALLHPFFAGLSAEERMLCGRGTSRDLSR